The Solanum lycopersicum chromosome 9, SLM_r2.1 genome window below encodes:
- the LOC101268308 gene encoding uncharacterized protein isoform X2, translating to MNQNSAYRSGFASLGVWFDESETRDDHASISGVLCFDEKRVLKGMERKGALYNIGSSIASKRENEINQDVLDLKRSQFEAGKIQAQNDLSTPCEDYLLDIEFAESITNLDYGSSRGLLDPILESQIPLSSCDGTDTCGMPYSAGLVVQESQSQNAMFGLTNSELHDLSRDKCESQMLVEYNAVKFPTAFNPGDISNVDDVAGFFAEAAASEKMNDSMIDHSALTSNGISFMSTATQNEGQDVNCESFDMHESSEISPPVTSEAINIDTPVTQKRLRKPTRRYIDESSNLNAKRRKKRAEVSTSGAESKNKLLKVRCQKKPRAESMEMVLFSEESSYEAIQVPFASLVNEECDDWDASDAIQVFKPHKEEPPHKEATTVVNHKDDDVTPKKLVQDGVRRKHHRLWTVSEVRKLIDGVAQYGVGRWSHIKKLYFSSSVHRTPVDLKDKWRNLLKATYLQKQSKSTEKGKHNLSWRPLPKSVLHRVSELANMHPYPRNRRCKSSRSPCASSSPEHSNSSNTP from the exons ATGAATCAG AATTCAGCATATAGAAGTGGTTTTGCTTCTCTAGGGGTCTGGTTTGATGAATCAG AAACCCGTGATGATCATGCTTCTATCTCTGGTGTCTTGTGTTTTGATGAGAAGAGGGTATTAAAGGGCATGGAAAGGAAAGGTGCTTTGTACAATATAG GTTCCAGTATTGCAtctaaaagagaaaatgaaattaACCAAGAT GTCCTTGATCTAAAGCGAAGTCAATTTGAGGCTGGAAAAATTCAAGCACAAAATGATCTTTCCACTCCATGTGAAGATTATCTGTTAG ATATTGAATTTGCTGAAAGCATCACAAATCTGGATTATGGTTCAAGTAGAGGATTGCTGGACCCTATATTAGAAAGTCAGATTCCATTATCTAGTTGTGATGGAACTGACACCTGTGGAATGCCATACTCTGCGGGATTAGTtgtgcaagaatctcaaagtcaGAATGCTATGTTTGGCCTTACCAATTCAGAGTTGCATGACCTTTCTCGTGACAAGTGTGAAAGTCAGATGCTAGTTGAGTACAATGCTGTGAAATTCCCTACTGCTTTCAATCCAGGAGATATCAGCAATGTGGATGATGTGGCAGGCTTCTTTGCTGAAGCTGCAGCTTCTGAGAAGATGAATGACAGCATGATTGACCATTCTGCGCTAACATCTAACGGAATTTCTTTTATGTCTACTGCTACACAAAATGAGGGGCAAGATGTAAACTGTGAAAGCTTTGATATGCATGAATCCTCTGAAATAAGCCCTCCAGTCACTTCTGAAGCAATAAACATCGACACTCCTGTCACTCAAAAGCGTCTGCGTAAGCCTACACGAAGGTATATTGATGAATCGTCAAACCTTAATGCTAAGCGTCGCAAGAAAAGAGCAGAGGTTTCTACTAGTGGTGCAGAATCAAAGAATAAGCTTCTCAAAGTCAGATGTCAGAAGAAACCTCGTGCAGAGTCTATGGAAATGGTATTGTTTTCTGAAGAGTCTTCTTACGAAGCTATTCAAGTGCCTTTTGCCTCTCTCGTGAACGAAGAATGTGATGATTGGGATGCATCTGATGCGATACAG GTTTTCAAACCTCACAAGGAGGAGCCTCCTCATAAGGAGGCTACTACAGTTGTGAATCATAAAGATGATGATGTTACACCAAAGAAGTTGGTACAAGATGGTGTGCGGAGGAAACATCACAGGCTCTGGACTGTTTCAGAGGTTAGAAAGTTGATTGATGGAGTTGCCCAATATGGAGTTGGAAGATGGAGTCACATAAAGAAGCTCTATTTCTCATCATCTGTTCATAGAACACCTGTGGATCTCAAG GATAAATGGAGGAATCTTCTTAAAGCAACTTATCTACAGAAACAAAGCAAATCAACG GAAAAGGGTAAACATAACCTGTCTTGGCGACCTTTGCCAAAGTCTGTCCTGCATCGAGTCAGTGAACTGGCGAACATGCATCCATATCCAAGAAACCGGAGGTGCAAGAGTTCCCGTTCTCCATGTGCCTCATCTTCTCCTGAGCATTCTAACAGTTCTAACACCCCGTGA
- the LOC101268308 gene encoding uncharacterized protein isoform X1 — protein MMNQNSAYRSGFASLGVWFDESETRDDHASISGVLCFDEKRVLKGMERKGALYNIGSSIASKRENEINQDVLDLKRSQFEAGKIQAQNDLSTPCEDYLLDIEFAESITNLDYGSSRGLLDPILESQIPLSSCDGTDTCGMPYSAGLVVQESQSQNAMFGLTNSELHDLSRDKCESQMLVEYNAVKFPTAFNPGDISNVDDVAGFFAEAAASEKMNDSMIDHSALTSNGISFMSTATQNEGQDVNCESFDMHESSEISPPVTSEAINIDTPVTQKRLRKPTRRYIDESSNLNAKRRKKRAEVSTSGAESKNKLLKVRCQKKPRAESMEMVLFSEESSYEAIQVPFASLVNEECDDWDASDAIQVFKPHKEEPPHKEATTVVNHKDDDVTPKKLVQDGVRRKHHRLWTVSEVRKLIDGVAQYGVGRWSHIKKLYFSSSVHRTPVDLKDKWRNLLKATYLQKQSKSTEKGKHNLSWRPLPKSVLHRVSELANMHPYPRNRRCKSSRSPCASSSPEHSNSSNTP, from the exons atGATGAATCAG AATTCAGCATATAGAAGTGGTTTTGCTTCTCTAGGGGTCTGGTTTGATGAATCAG AAACCCGTGATGATCATGCTTCTATCTCTGGTGTCTTGTGTTTTGATGAGAAGAGGGTATTAAAGGGCATGGAAAGGAAAGGTGCTTTGTACAATATAG GTTCCAGTATTGCAtctaaaagagaaaatgaaattaACCAAGAT GTCCTTGATCTAAAGCGAAGTCAATTTGAGGCTGGAAAAATTCAAGCACAAAATGATCTTTCCACTCCATGTGAAGATTATCTGTTAG ATATTGAATTTGCTGAAAGCATCACAAATCTGGATTATGGTTCAAGTAGAGGATTGCTGGACCCTATATTAGAAAGTCAGATTCCATTATCTAGTTGTGATGGAACTGACACCTGTGGAATGCCATACTCTGCGGGATTAGTtgtgcaagaatctcaaagtcaGAATGCTATGTTTGGCCTTACCAATTCAGAGTTGCATGACCTTTCTCGTGACAAGTGTGAAAGTCAGATGCTAGTTGAGTACAATGCTGTGAAATTCCCTACTGCTTTCAATCCAGGAGATATCAGCAATGTGGATGATGTGGCAGGCTTCTTTGCTGAAGCTGCAGCTTCTGAGAAGATGAATGACAGCATGATTGACCATTCTGCGCTAACATCTAACGGAATTTCTTTTATGTCTACTGCTACACAAAATGAGGGGCAAGATGTAAACTGTGAAAGCTTTGATATGCATGAATCCTCTGAAATAAGCCCTCCAGTCACTTCTGAAGCAATAAACATCGACACTCCTGTCACTCAAAAGCGTCTGCGTAAGCCTACACGAAGGTATATTGATGAATCGTCAAACCTTAATGCTAAGCGTCGCAAGAAAAGAGCAGAGGTTTCTACTAGTGGTGCAGAATCAAAGAATAAGCTTCTCAAAGTCAGATGTCAGAAGAAACCTCGTGCAGAGTCTATGGAAATGGTATTGTTTTCTGAAGAGTCTTCTTACGAAGCTATTCAAGTGCCTTTTGCCTCTCTCGTGAACGAAGAATGTGATGATTGGGATGCATCTGATGCGATACAG GTTTTCAAACCTCACAAGGAGGAGCCTCCTCATAAGGAGGCTACTACAGTTGTGAATCATAAAGATGATGATGTTACACCAAAGAAGTTGGTACAAGATGGTGTGCGGAGGAAACATCACAGGCTCTGGACTGTTTCAGAGGTTAGAAAGTTGATTGATGGAGTTGCCCAATATGGAGTTGGAAGATGGAGTCACATAAAGAAGCTCTATTTCTCATCATCTGTTCATAGAACACCTGTGGATCTCAAG GATAAATGGAGGAATCTTCTTAAAGCAACTTATCTACAGAAACAAAGCAAATCAACG GAAAAGGGTAAACATAACCTGTCTTGGCGACCTTTGCCAAAGTCTGTCCTGCATCGAGTCAGTGAACTGGCGAACATGCATCCATATCCAAGAAACCGGAGGTGCAAGAGTTCCCGTTCTCCATGTGCCTCATCTTCTCCTGAGCATTCTAACAGTTCTAACACCCCGTGA
- the LOC101268308 gene encoding uncharacterized protein isoform X3, producing the protein MERKGALYNIGSSIASKRENEINQDVLDLKRSQFEAGKIQAQNDLSTPCEDYLLDIEFAESITNLDYGSSRGLLDPILESQIPLSSCDGTDTCGMPYSAGLVVQESQSQNAMFGLTNSELHDLSRDKCESQMLVEYNAVKFPTAFNPGDISNVDDVAGFFAEAAASEKMNDSMIDHSALTSNGISFMSTATQNEGQDVNCESFDMHESSEISPPVTSEAINIDTPVTQKRLRKPTRRYIDESSNLNAKRRKKRAEVSTSGAESKNKLLKVRCQKKPRAESMEMVLFSEESSYEAIQVPFASLVNEECDDWDASDAIQVFKPHKEEPPHKEATTVVNHKDDDVTPKKLVQDGVRRKHHRLWTVSEVRKLIDGVAQYGVGRWSHIKKLYFSSSVHRTPVDLKDKWRNLLKATYLQKQSKSTEKGKHNLSWRPLPKSVLHRVSELANMHPYPRNRRCKSSRSPCASSSPEHSNSSNTP; encoded by the exons ATGGAAAGGAAAGGTGCTTTGTACAATATAG GTTCCAGTATTGCAtctaaaagagaaaatgaaattaACCAAGAT GTCCTTGATCTAAAGCGAAGTCAATTTGAGGCTGGAAAAATTCAAGCACAAAATGATCTTTCCACTCCATGTGAAGATTATCTGTTAG ATATTGAATTTGCTGAAAGCATCACAAATCTGGATTATGGTTCAAGTAGAGGATTGCTGGACCCTATATTAGAAAGTCAGATTCCATTATCTAGTTGTGATGGAACTGACACCTGTGGAATGCCATACTCTGCGGGATTAGTtgtgcaagaatctcaaagtcaGAATGCTATGTTTGGCCTTACCAATTCAGAGTTGCATGACCTTTCTCGTGACAAGTGTGAAAGTCAGATGCTAGTTGAGTACAATGCTGTGAAATTCCCTACTGCTTTCAATCCAGGAGATATCAGCAATGTGGATGATGTGGCAGGCTTCTTTGCTGAAGCTGCAGCTTCTGAGAAGATGAATGACAGCATGATTGACCATTCTGCGCTAACATCTAACGGAATTTCTTTTATGTCTACTGCTACACAAAATGAGGGGCAAGATGTAAACTGTGAAAGCTTTGATATGCATGAATCCTCTGAAATAAGCCCTCCAGTCACTTCTGAAGCAATAAACATCGACACTCCTGTCACTCAAAAGCGTCTGCGTAAGCCTACACGAAGGTATATTGATGAATCGTCAAACCTTAATGCTAAGCGTCGCAAGAAAAGAGCAGAGGTTTCTACTAGTGGTGCAGAATCAAAGAATAAGCTTCTCAAAGTCAGATGTCAGAAGAAACCTCGTGCAGAGTCTATGGAAATGGTATTGTTTTCTGAAGAGTCTTCTTACGAAGCTATTCAAGTGCCTTTTGCCTCTCTCGTGAACGAAGAATGTGATGATTGGGATGCATCTGATGCGATACAG GTTTTCAAACCTCACAAGGAGGAGCCTCCTCATAAGGAGGCTACTACAGTTGTGAATCATAAAGATGATGATGTTACACCAAAGAAGTTGGTACAAGATGGTGTGCGGAGGAAACATCACAGGCTCTGGACTGTTTCAGAGGTTAGAAAGTTGATTGATGGAGTTGCCCAATATGGAGTTGGAAGATGGAGTCACATAAAGAAGCTCTATTTCTCATCATCTGTTCATAGAACACCTGTGGATCTCAAG GATAAATGGAGGAATCTTCTTAAAGCAACTTATCTACAGAAACAAAGCAAATCAACG GAAAAGGGTAAACATAACCTGTCTTGGCGACCTTTGCCAAAGTCTGTCCTGCATCGAGTCAGTGAACTGGCGAACATGCATCCATATCCAAGAAACCGGAGGTGCAAGAGTTCCCGTTCTCCATGTGCCTCATCTTCTCCTGAGCATTCTAACAGTTCTAACACCCCGTGA
- the ABCG62 gene encoding putative white-brown complex homolog protein 30 — protein MGKVRIWLPIYYLFMILVLGFSPCVWCAPPSKQTPPANANANPTAVPVLASFIYGQLANLTKVFHKDITQVLGFCIDDVDAELFEAFNFAKNLEFLNNCFKETKDVTQRLCNAAEMKFYFSSFLETKSSQKANILKPNRNCNLTSWVPGCEPGWSCSVGKNEKVDLKNAKDMPDRTRDNQPCCEGFFCPRGLTCMMPCPLGAFCPRATLNKTNGLCEPYSYQLPPGKVNHTCGAADRWGSETDGGELFCSPGSYCPTTTKKVICSEGNYCRKGSTAPRECIKLSNCHKQSDKQKLHVIGFILIGALSFILIIFYNCSDQVINTKYQRVAKSREAAARHARETAQARERWGLVKDVAKKRAFGLQQQVSRSFSKKMSVKQGARGAFNLPKTNDEASIPPKGPSSSSGKGKKKEPSDLTKMMHSIENETDNMEGFHMQIGDKNIKKQAINAKKLHTRSQIFKYAYGQLEKEKAMEQKTKNMTFSGVISMATDDNTELKTRPPIEISFKDLTITLKKKHKHLMRSVTGKLMPGRISAVMGPSGAGKTTFLSAVAGKLTQCTLSGMVLINGRAESIHSYKRITGFVAQDDIVHGNLTVEENLRFNARCRLAADLPKADKVLVVERVIESLGLQAVRDSLVGTVEKRGISGGQRKRVNVGMEMVMEPSLLILDEPTSGLDSSSSNLLLKALRREALEGVNICMVLHQPSYTLYKMFDDLVLLAKGGLVAYHGPVKKAEEYFANLGIAVPDRVNPPDHFIDVLEGMVKPGGGVTVEQLPVRWMLHNGYPVPPDMMQLCDQIAMSSKGVASAPDQSFSVEAWHEKRDSLSHGLLKSHDLSNRNTPGVNRQYRYYLGRVGKQRLREAQIQAADYLILLVAGACLGILSSQKGDTFGYSGYTYSIIAVSLLCKIAALRSFSLDKLEYWRERESGMSSLAYFLSKDTIDHFNTVIKPLVYLSMFYFLNSPRSSFGTNYLVFLCLVYCVTGIAYVFAICFAPGQAQLWCVLVPVVLTLIANQEPDSTAGKLAKFCYPRWALEAFVVASAQRYSGVWLIARCGKLLELGFDVHSWNTSLILLILTGVVSRLIAYVCLVCIKKK, from the exons ATGGGTAAAGTTAGGATATGGTTACccatttattatttgtttatgattcttGTTTTGGGTTTTTCTCCATGTGTTTGGTGTGCACCTCCTAGTAAACAAACTCCTCCTGCTAATGCTAATGCTAATCCTACTGCTGTGCCTGTTCTTGCATCTTTCATTTATGGCCAACTTGCAAATCTTACAAAAGTATTCCATAAGGATATCACCCAGGTTTTGGGATTTTGCATTGATGATGT GGATGCTGAGTTGTTTGAGGCATTTAATTTTGCCAAAAACTTGGAATTCTTAAATAATTGCTTTAAAGAGACCAAag ACGTGACACAGAGGCTATGTAACGCTGCAGAGATGAAATTCTACTTTTCAAGTTTTTTGGAGACAAAATCAAGTCAAAAAGCTAATATCTTAAAACCCAATAGGAATTGTAACTTGACATCATGGGTGCCTGGATGTGAACCAGGCTGGTCTTGCAGTGTTGGTAAAAATGAGAAAGTTGACCTTAAGAATGCAAAAGATATGCCTGATCGTACTCGTGACAATCAACCTTGTTGTGAGGGTTTTTTCTGCCCTAGAGGCTTGACTTGCATGATGC CTTGCCCATTAGGTGCTTTCTGTCCTCGTGCTACACTCAACAAAACAAATGGTTTATGTGAACC ATATTCATACCAGTTACCTCCAGGCAAGGTAAATCACACTTGTGGAGCAGCTGATCGTTGGGGTAGTGAAACAGACGGTGGGGAGTTATTCTGCTCACCAGGATCTTACTGTCCAACTACCACCAAAAAGGTTATTTGCTCGGAAGG GAATTACTGTAGGAAGGGCTCTACGGCACCGAGAG AATGCATCAAGTTGAGTAATTGCCACAAACAATCAGACAAACAAAAGCTGCATGTAATTGGTTTTATACTTATT GGTGCTTTGAGTTTTATACtgatcatcttttataattgcTCTGATCAAGTCATAAATACTAAGTATCAAAGAGTCGCCAAGTCCAGGGAGGCTGCAGCAAGACATGCGCGAGAAACTGCACAAGCAAGAGAAAGGTGGGGATTAGTAAAAGATGTTGCTAAAAAACGTGCTTTTGGATTGCAACAACAGGTATCTCGCTCATTCTCAAAGAAAATGAGCGTGAAGCAAGGAGCAAGAGGAGCTTTCAACCTACCTAAAACTAACGATGAAGCATCCATACCACCTAAAGGTCCTAGCAGCTCATCtggaaaaggaaagaaaaaagaaccTAGTGATCTCACGAAAATGATGCATTCAATTGAAAATGAAACAGACAATATGGAGGGGTTCCATATGCAGATTGGAGATAAGAATATAAAGAAGCAAGCGATCAATGCTAAAAAACTGCACACTAGGAgccaaatttttaaatatgcataTGGTCAGCTTGAGAAAGAGAAAGCTATGGAGCAAAAGACTAAGAATATGACATTCTCGGGAGTTATCTCAATGGCAACTGATGATAATACTGAGCTTAAGACTAGGCCTCCCATTGAGATTTCTTTCAAAGACCTGACCATTACTCTAAAAAAGAAGCACAAACATTTGATGAGGTCTGTTACTGGAAAACTTATGCCTGGTCGGATTTCTGCCGTCATGGGTCCATCTGGAGCAGGGAAGACTACTTTTCTTTCTGCGGTGGCTGGCAAGCTAACACAATGCACATTATCTGGGATGGTTCTCATAAATGGAAGGGCAGAATCTATCCACTCATACAAGAGAATTACAGGTTTTGTTGCCCAAGATGATATAGTCCACGGAAACCTCACTGTAGAAGAGAACCTTCGATTTAATGCAAGATGCAG ACTAGCTGCAGACTTGCCAAAGGCTGATAAGGTTCTTGTAGTCGAGAGAGTTATTGAATCATTGGGTCTTCAGGCAGTTAGAGATTCACTGGTTGGGACTGTAGAGAAGCGTGGAATTTCTGGTGGCCAGAGGAAACGAGTGAACGTGGGGATGGAAATGGTCATGGAACCTTCACTGCTAATCTTGGATGAACCTACATCTGGTTTAGACAGCTCATcctcaaacttacttcttaaaGCTCTTAGACGTGAAGCTCTTGAAGGTGTAAACATTTGCATGGTTCTTCACCAGCCAAG CTATACCTTGTACAAGATGTTCGATGACTTGGTACTTCTAGCCAAAGGTGGTCTTGTTGCATATCACGGCCCTGTGAAGAAAGCAGAAGAATACTTTGCAAATCTGGGAATCGCAGTACCAGATCGTGTAAATCCTCCTGACCATTTCATTGACGTCCTTGAGGGTATGGTCAAACCAGGTGGAGGTGTGACCGTGGAACAACTTCCTGTCCGATGGATGCTTCATAATGGTTACCCTGTACCCCCAGATATGATGCAATTGTGCGATCAGATTGCAATGTCCTCCAAGGGTGTTGCATCAGCTCCTGACCAATCTTTTTCTGTTGAAGCATGGCATGAGAAGCGAGATTCTCTGTCTCATGGCTTGTTAAAATCCCATGACTTGTCTAATAGAAACACTCCAGGCGTAAACCGGCAGTATAGATATTATCTTGGAAG GGTTGGCAAACAGCGATTGCGAGAAGCTCAAATACAAGCAGCAGATTATTTAATCCTCTTGGTTGCTGGAGCATGCTTAGGAATCCTATCCAGCCAGAAGGGTGACACCTTTGGATACTCCGGCTATACGTATAGTATCATTGCTGTGT CACTCCTCTGTAAGATTGCAGCATTGAGATCCTTTTCATTAGACAAGTTAGAATActggagagagagagaaagtggCATGAGCAGTCTAGCTTATTTCCTTTCTAAGGATACAATAGACCATTTCAATACTGTTATAAAGCCTTTGGTTTACCTGTCTATGTTCTATTTCTTAAATAGTCCAAGATCATCCTTTGGCACCAACTACCTCGTTTTCCTCTGCCTCGTATACTGTGTGACTGGAATAGCTTATGTGTTTGCCATCTGCTTTGCACCTGGACAGGCACAATTG TGGTGTGTTCTTGTTCCTGTTGTTTTGACTCTCATTGCAAACCAGGAACCAGACAGTACTGCCGGAAAATTAGCTAAGTTTTGTTACCCAAGGTGGGCTTTGGAAGCATTTGTCGTTGCAAGTGCCCAGAG ATATTCAGGAGTATGGTTGATAGCAAGATGTGGCAAATTATTGGAGCTAGGCTTTGATGTGCATAGCTGGAATACTTCTCTAATTTTACTGATTCTCACTGGTGTAGTTAGTCGTTTAATAGCTTATGTTTGTTTAGTCtgtattaaaaagaaataa
- the LOC101267733 gene encoding serine/threonine-protein kinase PCRK1 isoform X1, translating into MGGYFSSILKDMKCFPFYNAEKKEEPKTTKSNPVLSSSFGLFDSEFRHSHRESSSQNVSDTSSESRGRSQIPSLSDRPSDLRAFTFSELKAATKNFNRTTKIGEGGFGCVYKATVKTGEDSSKKIDVAIKQLGRRGLQGHKEWVTEVNVLGVAEHKNLVKLVGYCAEDDERGIQRLLVYEYMPNRSVENHLSARSETPLSWAMRLKIAQDAARGLAYLHEEMDVQIIFRDFKSSNILLDEQWNAKLSDFGLARLGPPEGLTHVSTAVVGTMGYAAPEYVQTGRLTSKSDVWSYGVFLYELITGRRPLDRNRPRSEQKLLEWVKPYISDSKKFQQIIDPRLDGKISRSAQKLSIVANRCLVRHAKTRPKMSEVLEMVNKVVETSTGIGNPGPPVRIAEPTSPESTRKGKRKVDTKLGDGSRLVRIWSTKLTNTC; encoded by the exons ATG GGAGGGTATTTTAGTAGCATACTTAAGGACATGAAGTGTTTTCCGTTCTACAATGCTGAGAAGAAGGAAGAACCTAAAACCACGAAGTCAAATCCAGTTCTGTCCTCCTCTTTTGGTCTTTTTGATAGTGAATTTCGGCATTCTCATCGTGAGTCCAGCTCTCAGAATGTATCAGATACCAGCTCAGAGTCTAGAGGAAGGAGCCAAATTCCAAGCCTATCAGATAGACCTTCTGATCTCAGGGCATTTACATTCTCAGAACTGAAAGCAGCAACAAAGAATTTCAACCGTACTACTAAGATTGGGGAAGGTGGATTTGGATGTGTATATAAGGCCACAGTAAAGACTGGTGAGGACTCATCGAAAAAGATTGACGTGGCTATAAAACAACTTGGTAGGAGAGGATTACAG GGACACAAAGAGTGGGTGACAGAAGTCAATGTTCTCGGTGTTGCTGAACATAAAAACCTCGTCAAATTAGTTGGCTACTGTGCAGAAGATGACGAGAGAGGAATTCAGCGGCTTTTGGTGTATGAATACATGCCTAACAGAAGTGTCGAAAACCATTTGTCAGCTAGGTCAGAAACCCCTCTCTCCTGGGCAATGAGGTTAAAGATAGCCCAAGATGCTGCTCGTGGCTTAGCATACCTACATGAAGAAATGGATGTTCAG ATTATCTTCAGAGATTTCAAATCTTCAAACATTCTCTTGGACGAACAGTGGAATGCAAAGTTGTCAGACTTTGGATTGGCTAGGTTGGGACCTCCCGAGGGTCTAACCCATGTCTCAACTGCG GTTGTTGGAACCATGGGATATGCTGCTCCTGAATACGTTCAAACTGGCCGTCTTACTTCCAAGAGTGATGTATGGAGCTATGGTGTCTTTCTCTACGAGCTGATTACTGGTCGACGCCCTCTGGATCGAAACAGGCCTAGGAGTGAGCAGAAGCTCTTAGAGTGGGTAAAGCCATACATATCAGATTCTAAGAAGTTTCAGCAGATAATAGACCCAAGGCTTGATGGTAAGATCTCAAGGTCAGCTCAGAAGCTCTCTATAGTCGCCAACCGCTGCTTAGTCAGACATGCAAAGACACGTCCAAAAATGAGCGAAGTCCTGGAAATGGTGAACAAAGTTGTCGAGACATCAACAGGAATAGGAAACCCTGGACCACCTGTGAGAATCGCGGAACCAACTTCACCAGAATCTACAAGGAAAGGTAAGAGGAAGGTAGACACCAAACTCGGAGATGGTAGCCGGTTAGTACGTATATGGTCAACAAAGCTTACAAACACTTGTTAA
- the LOC101267733 gene encoding serine/threonine-protein kinase PCRK1 isoform X2 encodes MKCFPFYNAEKKEEPKTTKSNPVLSSSFGLFDSEFRHSHRESSSQNVSDTSSESRGRSQIPSLSDRPSDLRAFTFSELKAATKNFNRTTKIGEGGFGCVYKATVKTGEDSSKKIDVAIKQLGRRGLQGHKEWVTEVNVLGVAEHKNLVKLVGYCAEDDERGIQRLLVYEYMPNRSVENHLSARSETPLSWAMRLKIAQDAARGLAYLHEEMDVQIIFRDFKSSNILLDEQWNAKLSDFGLARLGPPEGLTHVSTAVVGTMGYAAPEYVQTGRLTSKSDVWSYGVFLYELITGRRPLDRNRPRSEQKLLEWVKPYISDSKKFQQIIDPRLDGKISRSAQKLSIVANRCLVRHAKTRPKMSEVLEMVNKVVETSTGIGNPGPPVRIAEPTSPESTRKGKRKVDTKLGDGSRLVRIWSTKLTNTC; translated from the exons ATGAAGTGTTTTCCGTTCTACAATGCTGAGAAGAAGGAAGAACCTAAAACCACGAAGTCAAATCCAGTTCTGTCCTCCTCTTTTGGTCTTTTTGATAGTGAATTTCGGCATTCTCATCGTGAGTCCAGCTCTCAGAATGTATCAGATACCAGCTCAGAGTCTAGAGGAAGGAGCCAAATTCCAAGCCTATCAGATAGACCTTCTGATCTCAGGGCATTTACATTCTCAGAACTGAAAGCAGCAACAAAGAATTTCAACCGTACTACTAAGATTGGGGAAGGTGGATTTGGATGTGTATATAAGGCCACAGTAAAGACTGGTGAGGACTCATCGAAAAAGATTGACGTGGCTATAAAACAACTTGGTAGGAGAGGATTACAG GGACACAAAGAGTGGGTGACAGAAGTCAATGTTCTCGGTGTTGCTGAACATAAAAACCTCGTCAAATTAGTTGGCTACTGTGCAGAAGATGACGAGAGAGGAATTCAGCGGCTTTTGGTGTATGAATACATGCCTAACAGAAGTGTCGAAAACCATTTGTCAGCTAGGTCAGAAACCCCTCTCTCCTGGGCAATGAGGTTAAAGATAGCCCAAGATGCTGCTCGTGGCTTAGCATACCTACATGAAGAAATGGATGTTCAG ATTATCTTCAGAGATTTCAAATCTTCAAACATTCTCTTGGACGAACAGTGGAATGCAAAGTTGTCAGACTTTGGATTGGCTAGGTTGGGACCTCCCGAGGGTCTAACCCATGTCTCAACTGCG GTTGTTGGAACCATGGGATATGCTGCTCCTGAATACGTTCAAACTGGCCGTCTTACTTCCAAGAGTGATGTATGGAGCTATGGTGTCTTTCTCTACGAGCTGATTACTGGTCGACGCCCTCTGGATCGAAACAGGCCTAGGAGTGAGCAGAAGCTCTTAGAGTGGGTAAAGCCATACATATCAGATTCTAAGAAGTTTCAGCAGATAATAGACCCAAGGCTTGATGGTAAGATCTCAAGGTCAGCTCAGAAGCTCTCTATAGTCGCCAACCGCTGCTTAGTCAGACATGCAAAGACACGTCCAAAAATGAGCGAAGTCCTGGAAATGGTGAACAAAGTTGTCGAGACATCAACAGGAATAGGAAACCCTGGACCACCTGTGAGAATCGCGGAACCAACTTCACCAGAATCTACAAGGAAAGGTAAGAGGAAGGTAGACACCAAACTCGGAGATGGTAGCCGGTTAGTACGTATATGGTCAACAAAGCTTACAAACACTTGTTAA